A portion of the Actomonas aquatica genome contains these proteins:
- a CDS encoding HDOD domain-containing protein, with the protein MAAAAKRLPSSPRVFGALEAALRNPDVAIDSVVEVVRVDPSLAVRVIRVANSPVFRRGDAVESLDMAISRIGLREIHRLVGAAVADQLFAVGLPLYRISGDALWLNALVTALAAEQMATACGRDPREAYTLGLLRSAGRMLLQRIGQEAALPPTSGAKANGAETRAWELATFGMSADEAGAQLLELWDFAPTTVNGLRYAWSPTQDARRQLEPALLHLACWGCDALEQGLPIERDFWTTDEAVLKQAGLDKERVDATIFPTREAVNRTLDMLKPGERV; encoded by the coding sequence TTGGCCGCGGCGGCGAAACGTCTGCCGTCCTCGCCGCGCGTCTTTGGCGCGTTGGAGGCGGCGCTGCGCAACCCCGATGTGGCGATCGACTCGGTCGTGGAGGTGGTGCGAGTCGACCCGAGTCTGGCGGTGCGGGTGATCCGCGTGGCCAATAGTCCGGTGTTTCGCCGCGGCGATGCGGTGGAGAGCCTCGACATGGCGATCAGTCGCATCGGTCTGCGTGAGATCCATCGGCTGGTGGGCGCGGCGGTGGCCGATCAACTTTTCGCGGTGGGGCTGCCGCTCTATCGGATTTCGGGCGATGCGCTTTGGCTCAACGCGCTCGTCACGGCACTGGCGGCGGAGCAAATGGCGACGGCGTGCGGGCGCGATCCGCGCGAGGCTTACACGCTGGGGCTGTTGCGCAGTGCGGGACGCATGCTGTTGCAGCGCATCGGGCAGGAGGCGGCCTTGCCGCCGACCAGCGGCGCAAAAGCCAACGGCGCGGAGACCCGGGCGTGGGAGCTGGCGACTTTTGGCATGTCGGCCGACGAAGCCGGCGCGCAGTTGCTGGAATTGTGGGACTTTGCCCCAACGACCGTGAACGGACTGCGCTACGCGTGGTCGCCAACGCAGGATGCCCGGCGCCAACTCGAGCCGGCGCTGCTGCACCTGGCCTGCTGGGGCTGTGACGCGTTGGAACAGGGGCTGCCGATCGAACGCGATTTTTGGACGACCGACGAGGCGGTGCTCAAGCAGGCCGGACTCGATAAAGAGCGCGTGGATGCCACGATCTTCCCTACTCGCGAGGCGGTGAACCGCACGCTCGATATGCTCAAACCCGGTGAGCGGGTTTGA
- a CDS encoding CinA family nicotinamide mononucleotide deamidase-related protein, whose translation MVSPTPSDDNSPTSQDAPRPAIELITLGDELLLGLTANGHLTFIGQEISKRGGRLLRNVTIGDEATAIAAQFAESWARATVVITTGGLGPTCDDRTREEVAKVLGQELVFDDTIAEDMRERFRAFGRPMTDNNLKQAYRFADGEVLRNANGTAPGLWYERDGKVLVMLPGPPNELQPMLVEQVLPRLAAMGVLAEGESYVQLRTAGVGESALESMLQPIFDAHAGELEVAFCAHQGQVDCRLSPARADVSRARLEEVAQQCAAELGADFMGFGHDSLAKICADLLREQEAMLAVAETATGGMLASSFTDLSGATKFFAGGSVCYSNESKMQLLDVPEEILMQHGAVSAENAIAMAAGAAEKLGAAYGLAITGFAGPCGGNNENPVGTMFVALYTQEGVWSKRIRYPGPRQAVKLRAVNFALDWLRRELVKARDNQSPGLPSLGLHDR comes from the coding sequence ATGGTTTCACCAACTCCCTCTGACGATAATTCTCCGACGTCGCAAGATGCCCCTCGGCCGGCGATCGAGCTCATCACCTTGGGCGACGAGCTGCTGCTCGGGCTGACGGCGAACGGCCATCTGACCTTCATTGGTCAGGAAATCAGCAAACGCGGCGGGCGTTTGTTGCGCAACGTGACGATCGGCGACGAGGCGACGGCGATCGCGGCGCAGTTTGCCGAGAGTTGGGCGCGGGCGACGGTGGTGATCACGACCGGCGGGCTCGGGCCGACCTGCGATGACCGCACGCGCGAGGAGGTGGCCAAGGTGCTGGGTCAGGAATTGGTTTTCGACGACACCATCGCGGAAGACATGCGGGAACGGTTTCGGGCGTTTGGACGGCCGATGACCGACAACAATTTAAAACAGGCCTACCGCTTCGCCGACGGCGAGGTGTTGCGCAACGCCAACGGCACGGCGCCGGGGCTCTGGTATGAGCGGGACGGCAAGGTGCTGGTGATGCTGCCGGGGCCGCCCAACGAATTGCAGCCGATGTTGGTCGAGCAGGTGTTGCCGCGGCTGGCGGCGATGGGCGTGCTCGCGGAAGGCGAGTCGTATGTGCAACTGCGCACGGCGGGGGTGGGTGAGTCGGCGCTGGAGTCGATGTTGCAGCCGATATTCGACGCGCACGCCGGCGAGCTGGAGGTGGCGTTTTGTGCGCACCAAGGCCAGGTGGACTGCCGGTTGAGTCCGGCCCGTGCCGACGTGTCGCGAGCGCGGTTGGAGGAGGTCGCGCAGCAGTGCGCGGCGGAGTTGGGCGCGGACTTTATGGGCTTCGGCCACGATTCGTTGGCGAAGATCTGTGCGGATCTGTTGCGCGAGCAGGAAGCGATGTTGGCGGTGGCGGAGACGGCCACCGGCGGCATGTTGGCGAGTTCGTTCACGGACCTATCGGGCGCGACGAAGTTTTTTGCCGGCGGTTCGGTTTGTTATTCCAACGAGTCCAAGATGCAGCTGCTGGATGTGCCGGAGGAGATCCTCATGCAGCACGGAGCGGTGAGCGCCGAGAACGCCATCGCGATGGCGGCGGGCGCGGCGGAAAAACTGGGGGCGGCCTACGGGCTGGCGATCACGGGGTTTGCGGGGCCGTGTGGCGGCAACAATGAGAACCCGGTGGGCACGATGTTTGTGGCGCTCTACACGCAGGAAGGTGTGTGGTCGAAGCGCATCCGTTATCCGGGGCCGCGCCAGGCGGTGAAATTGCGCGCGGTGAATTTCGCGCTCGATTGGTTGCGGCGCGAGTTGGTGAAGGCGCGGGACAATCAGTCGCCGGGCTTGCCGTCGCTCGGTCTGCACGATCGGTGA
- a CDS encoding phosphoribosylaminoimidazolesuccinocarboxamide synthase, with the protein MTAAEIAASLPAAARTSISGLPFPLIASGKVREIFDLNDALLLVATDRLSAFDVILPDGIPGKGILLNQLSLWWFDRTRDLLPNHLLPDQAGEFARRGITDTDLQLRSMIVRKLTPLTIECVVRGYLVGSGWSSYQKTGQVCGHTLPAGLRQADKLPAPLFTPTTKAPKGEHDEPINDAQGAAAVGPALYEQVKATSLALYQRGHDTAAAAGMILADTKFEFGTDAEGNLILIDEVLTPDSSRYWPADEYRVDCSPPSYDKQFVRDHLEAVAWDKAPPAPVLPAETIARTQEKYLAAVRNLIG; encoded by the coding sequence ATGACCGCCGCCGAGATCGCCGCCTCACTCCCCGCCGCCGCCCGCACGTCCATTTCCGGTCTGCCCTTTCCCCTCATCGCCTCCGGCAAGGTGCGGGAAATCTTCGACCTCAACGACGCCCTCCTCCTCGTCGCCACCGACCGCCTCTCGGCCTTCGACGTCATCCTGCCCGACGGCATCCCCGGCAAAGGCATCCTGCTCAACCAACTGAGCCTATGGTGGTTTGATCGCACCCGCGACCTCCTCCCCAACCACTTGCTACCCGACCAAGCCGGCGAATTTGCCCGCCGCGGCATCACCGATACCGATCTCCAACTGCGCTCCATGATCGTGCGCAAACTCACCCCACTCACCATCGAGTGCGTCGTCCGCGGCTACCTCGTGGGCAGCGGTTGGTCCTCCTACCAAAAGACCGGCCAAGTCTGCGGTCACACCCTGCCGGCCGGCCTGCGCCAAGCCGATAAGCTGCCCGCCCCCCTCTTCACCCCGACCACCAAGGCTCCCAAGGGCGAACACGACGAACCGATCAACGACGCCCAGGGCGCCGCCGCCGTCGGCCCCGCGCTCTACGAGCAGGTCAAAGCCACCAGCCTCGCCCTCTACCAGCGCGGCCACGACACCGCCGCCGCCGCCGGCATGATCCTCGCCGACACGAAGTTCGAGTTTGGCACCGACGCCGAGGGCAACCTCATCCTCATCGACGAAGTCCTCACCCCCGATTCCTCCCGCTACTGGCCGGCCGACGAATACCGGGTCGATTGCTCGCCCCCTTCCTACGACAAGCAATTTGTGCGCGACCATCTCGAGGCCGTCGCCTGGGACAAGGCCCCGCCCGCCCCCGTTCTGCCCGCCGAGACCATCGCCCGCACGCAGGAGAAATACCTCGCCGCCGTGCGCAACCTGATCGGCTAA